Proteins encoded together in one Deinococcus hopiensis KR-140 window:
- a CDS encoding GGDEF domain-containing response regulator translates to MARIRSQTQASGHTILVVDDDADLRTTVTRLLQIDGHEVLAAEDGSEALRLCRERDIHLMLLDYFMPGMTGEEVVRHVRAFDPRLQIVLQTGYASEKPPRQMLRELDIQGYHDKSEGPEGLLVWVDAALKTFRHVRALHASRDGLDYILRVTPELHRLQPLEDLLHGILLQIQGILGFSSALVATVLSPPTPEVPSALVATPEDREFVIRLGTGRYETGHWGTLSGHEQHLVREAAQSGQTQRDTQMALPLRVGERAVGVVLVDTTFSPQTDLHLLELFATQAAVAIENARLYSLATVDDLTGLANKRAWLGRLAETMHLAARHDFPVSVLVLDIDHFKRVNDSYGHLAGDRLLAELGGVLAGGLRRSDVAGRYGGEELVVLLPHTDAAGAGVIAERLRLAVSGLRVPWEEAGLQVTVSIGVATRRGEEVGPDLLARADAALYAAKRAGRNRVVQAPSAAQEAGEPRA, encoded by the coding sequence TTGGCCCGAATTCGCTCCCAGACGCAAGCGTCCGGCCACACCATCCTGGTGGTGGACGACGACGCGGACCTGCGTACCACCGTCACCCGCCTCCTGCAGATCGACGGGCACGAGGTCCTGGCCGCCGAGGACGGCAGTGAAGCGCTGCGGCTGTGCCGTGAGCGGGACATTCACCTCATGCTGCTCGACTACTTCATGCCGGGCATGACGGGCGAGGAGGTCGTGCGGCACGTGCGCGCCTTTGATCCCCGGCTGCAGATCGTCCTCCAGACCGGCTACGCCTCCGAAAAACCGCCCCGGCAGATGCTGCGCGAGCTTGACATCCAGGGCTACCACGACAAATCCGAGGGCCCCGAGGGCCTGCTCGTATGGGTGGACGCCGCCCTCAAGACCTTCCGGCACGTGCGCGCCCTGCACGCCTCCCGGGACGGCCTGGACTACATCCTGCGCGTCACGCCCGAACTGCACCGCCTGCAGCCCCTCGAAGACCTGCTGCACGGCATCCTGCTGCAGATCCAGGGCATCCTGGGCTTTTCCAGCGCCCTGGTCGCCACCGTGCTCTCCCCGCCCACGCCGGAGGTCCCCAGCGCCCTGGTGGCCACCCCCGAGGACCGCGAATTCGTCATTCGGCTGGGAACCGGCCGCTACGAGACGGGCCACTGGGGCACCCTCAGCGGGCACGAGCAGCACCTCGTCCGTGAGGCGGCCCAGAGTGGCCAGACGCAGCGGGACACGCAGATGGCCCTCCCCCTCCGGGTGGGCGAGCGCGCCGTGGGGGTGGTGCTGGTGGACACGACCTTCTCGCCGCAGACGGACCTGCACCTGCTCGAACTGTTCGCCACCCAGGCCGCCGTCGCCATCGAGAATGCCCGGCTGTATTCCCTCGCCACGGTAGACGACCTCACCGGCCTGGCAAACAAGCGGGCGTGGCTGGGCCGCCTCGCCGAAACCATGCACCTCGCCGCCCGGCACGACTTTCCGGTCAGCGTGCTGGTGCTCGACATCGATCACTTCAAGCGGGTCAACGACTCCTACGGCCACCTCGCCGGGGACCGGCTGCTCGCCGAACTGGGCGGGGTGCTCGCGGGGGGCCTGCGCCGGTCCGACGTGGCGGGGCGCTACGGCGGCGAGGAACTCGTCGTGCTGCTGCCGCACACCGACGCCGCCGGGGCCGGCGTCATCGCCGAGCGCCTGCGCCTGGCCGTCTCGGGCCTGCGGGTGCCCTGGGAAGAGGCGGGGCTGCAGGTCACGGTCAGCATTGGCGTGGCGACGCGGCGGGGCGAGGAGGTTGGCCCGGACCTCCTCGCCCGCGCGGACGCGGCCCTCTACGCTGCCAAGCGCGCCGGGCGCAACCGGGTGGTGCAGGCCCCCAGCGCCGCGCAGGAGGCTGGGGAGCCGCGGGCATGA
- the uvrC gene encoding excinuclease ABC subunit UvrC, translating to MHFDDLPVLPASPGVYLFRRGGVPIYIGKAVNLRSRVAQHFKAGGKSGKFTALADALEFITARNEVEALVLEANLIKQHRPHYNVLLKDDKHYPFLKLTNEDFPMLLITRRVLKDGGSYYGPYPDASAVRRVKHLVDTMFPLRKNSGLPLQRKPRPCLNYHMGRCLGPCVEAADPAEYARVVEDVKALLEGRAAPVLARLRQDMKAAAKAQDFEQAARVRDRVAAVEKLFGTEQHAFVSEETDLDFLGAAQAGEYAMVQLFRMRGGRVVGRDKRFLTDAEGGGELGEVLGAFVRDYYTQATHVPPLILLPAEFEDAPTWSAFLSEKAGRRVEMRTPKRGDKADLVEMAQRNASVGLESELALLERRGDHPGLDALREVLALPERPWRIEGYDNSNLFGTNIVSGMVVFEGGRARRGEHRRFKVRGLENPDDYLAMRQTVTRRFTGSLSDKLPLPDLLLIDGGRGQVNAALDALKAAGVQVPVVGLAKREERIILPARYGAQWWLASGTEVGVDRELLLPHTHPALRMLIGVRDEVHQYAVSYHRKLRGEGMLSSVFDDLPGIGQKRRDALLEHFTSLEELAAATPEQIAQVPGMNLRAAQSVKAYLAQRAGRVAPA from the coding sequence GTGCATTTCGACGATCTGCCCGTGCTTCCGGCCTCGCCCGGGGTGTACCTCTTTCGCCGGGGGGGCGTGCCCATCTATATCGGCAAGGCGGTGAACCTGCGCTCGCGGGTGGCCCAGCATTTCAAGGCGGGCGGCAAGAGCGGCAAGTTCACGGCCCTCGCGGACGCGCTGGAATTCATCACGGCCCGCAATGAGGTCGAGGCCCTGGTGCTGGAGGCCAACCTCATCAAGCAGCACCGCCCGCACTACAACGTGCTGCTCAAGGACGACAAGCACTACCCCTTTCTCAAGCTGACGAACGAGGATTTCCCCATGCTGTTGATAACGCGGCGGGTCTTGAAAGACGGGGGAAGTTATTACGGGCCGTACCCCGACGCTTCCGCCGTGAGGCGGGTCAAGCACCTCGTGGACACGATGTTTCCGCTGCGCAAGAACTCGGGCTTGCCCCTGCAACGCAAGCCGCGGCCGTGCCTCAATTACCACATGGGCCGCTGCCTGGGCCCGTGCGTGGAGGCGGCGGACCCGGCCGAGTACGCGCGGGTGGTGGAAGACGTCAAGGCGCTGCTGGAGGGCCGCGCGGCCCCGGTGCTGGCCCGTTTGCGCCAGGACATGAAGGCGGCCGCGAAGGCCCAGGACTTCGAGCAGGCCGCGCGGGTGCGTGACCGGGTGGCGGCGGTGGAAAAGCTGTTCGGAACCGAGCAGCACGCCTTTGTGTCCGAGGAGACGGATCTGGATTTTCTGGGGGCGGCGCAGGCAGGCGAGTACGCCATGGTGCAGCTGTTCCGCATGCGCGGCGGACGGGTGGTGGGACGCGACAAACGCTTCCTGACGGACGCGGAGGGTGGCGGCGAGCTGGGTGAGGTGCTCGGCGCGTTTGTGCGCGACTACTACACCCAGGCCACGCACGTGCCGCCGCTGATTCTGCTGCCCGCCGAATTCGAGGACGCGCCGACGTGGAGCGCCTTTCTCAGCGAGAAGGCCGGGCGGCGGGTGGAGATGCGCACGCCCAAGCGCGGCGACAAGGCGGACCTGGTGGAAATGGCCCAGCGCAACGCCTCGGTGGGCCTGGAATCCGAACTCGCGCTGCTGGAGCGGCGGGGCGATCATCCGGGCCTGGACGCGCTGCGCGAGGTCCTCGCCCTGCCCGAGCGGCCCTGGCGCATCGAGGGCTACGACAACTCCAACCTGTTCGGAACGAATATCGTCTCGGGCATGGTCGTGTTCGAGGGGGGACGGGCGCGGCGCGGGGAGCACCGGCGCTTCAAGGTGCGCGGGCTGGAAAATCCGGACGACTACCTGGCGATGCGGCAGACGGTGACGCGGCGCTTCACGGGCAGCTTGAGTGACAAGCTGCCGCTGCCGGACCTGCTGCTGATTGACGGCGGGCGGGGACAGGTGAACGCCGCGTTGGACGCCCTGAAGGCCGCGGGCGTGCAGGTGCCGGTGGTGGGCCTCGCCAAGCGCGAGGAGCGGATCATCCTGCCCGCAAGGTACGGAGCGCAGTGGTGGCTGGCGTCGGGCACGGAGGTGGGGGTGGACCGCGAGCTCTTGCTGCCGCACACCCACCCGGCGTTGCGGATGCTGATCGGTGTGCGCGACGAGGTGCACCAATACGCGGTGAGCTACCACCGCAAACTGCGCGGTGAGGGAATGCTCAGCAGCGTGTTCGACGACCTTCCGGGCATCGGGCAAAAGCGCCGGGACGCCCTGCTGGAGCATTTCACGTCCCTTGAAGAGCTCGCGGCCGCGACCCCGGAGCAGATCGCGCAGGTGCCGGGGATGAACCTGCGGGCCGCGCAGAGCGTGAAGGCGTATCTGGCGCAGCGGGCTGGGAGGGTTGCGCCGGCGTAA
- a CDS encoding phosphatase PAP2 family protein gives MRRDLPALLARHWTQLALLLLGVLAPLLLVADLTEDVFRGGGFPWDQGLLNWYAAHRTPGLTAAARALALIGGVRVLPLVTAAIGLALYRFGTRAHTWFLVAAVGGATLLNVLAKLVFQRPRPDQLLAVLAEPGYSFPSGHAMANMALGVAVALIFSRSRSWPLAVLGVLWGLAVGISRNYLGVHYPTDVLAGFATSTAWVTGLYLILSRRWRRLKKTPQVTAPPGELDHDGRGVTGA, from the coding sequence ATGCGCCGTGACCTTCCCGCCCTGCTTGCGCGTCACTGGACGCAGCTCGCGCTGCTGCTGCTGGGGGTGCTGGCTCCGCTGCTGCTGGTGGCGGACCTGACGGAGGACGTGTTTCGGGGAGGGGGCTTTCCCTGGGATCAGGGGCTGCTGAACTGGTACGCCGCGCACCGCACGCCGGGCCTGACGGCGGCCGCGCGGGCCCTCGCCCTGATCGGCGGCGTGCGGGTGCTGCCCCTGGTCACGGCGGCCATCGGGCTGGCGCTGTACCGCTTCGGTACCCGGGCGCACACCTGGTTTCTGGTGGCGGCGGTGGGCGGGGCCACGCTGCTGAACGTGCTGGCCAAACTCGTGTTTCAGCGGCCCCGCCCGGACCAGTTGCTGGCGGTGCTGGCCGAACCCGGCTACTCGTTTCCCAGCGGCCACGCGATGGCGAACATGGCGCTGGGGGTGGCGGTGGCGCTGATCTTTTCGCGCTCGCGCTCGTGGCCGCTGGCGGTGCTGGGGGTGCTGTGGGGCCTCGCGGTGGGCATCAGCCGCAACTACCTCGGCGTGCATTACCCCACCGACGTGCTGGCGGGCTTCGCCACCTCTACCGCCTGGGTCACGGGCCTGTACCTGATCCTGTCGCGGCGCTGGCGGCGGCTGAAAAAGACGCCGCAAGTCACCGCGCCGCCCGGCGAGCTGGACCACGACGGCCGGGGCGTGACGGGTGCCTGA
- a CDS encoding GNAT family N-acetyltransferase produces MPEGRVRSLQAGDLATVAAVAYETGFFGESAARYFPDTALFGELWARAYFLEELNGPLGFAAEAGGQFLGYIIGTADMDAYRRRFVQVLGRVAWGALRGAYPQLVGCLPYLTRAARYPGPHAPEEAYPAHLHLNLRPEARGLGLGGALLDAYLEALRVRGAAGVQLSTTTENTAAVALYERRGLRVWAARKTPLWRPWLGRDATHIVMVRTLPGGS; encoded by the coding sequence GTGCCTGAGGGGCGCGTCCGGTCGCTGCAGGCCGGGGACTTGGCAACTGTGGCGGCGGTGGCCTACGAGACGGGGTTTTTCGGTGAATCGGCCGCGCGCTACTTTCCGGACACGGCGTTGTTTGGCGAGCTGTGGGCGCGGGCGTACTTTCTGGAGGAGCTCAACGGACCCCTGGGCTTTGCCGCCGAGGCCGGGGGACAGTTCCTGGGCTACATCATCGGCACGGCCGACATGGACGCATACCGCCGGCGGTTTGTGCAGGTGCTCGGAAGGGTGGCGTGGGGCGCGCTGCGGGGCGCGTACCCGCAGCTGGTGGGCTGCTTGCCTTATCTCACGCGGGCGGCGCGCTATCCGGGTCCGCACGCGCCCGAGGAGGCGTATCCGGCGCACCTGCACCTCAACCTGCGCCCGGAAGCGAGGGGGCTGGGGCTGGGGGGGGCGCTGCTGGACGCGTACCTCGAAGCGCTGCGCGTCCGGGGAGCGGCGGGGGTGCAACTGTCCACCACGACGGAGAATACGGCGGCCGTCGCCCTGTATGAGCGGCGGGGCCTGCGGGTGTGGGCAGCGAGGAAGACGCCGCTCTGGCGGCCCTGGCTGGGGCGGGACGCGACGCACATCGTGATGGTCCGGACGCTACCGGGGGGGAGCTGA
- a CDS encoding aspartate kinase, with amino-acid sequence MAYSLLVMKFGGTNMQDAQAIRHSASLAARSVREGAKVVVVVSAMAGVTNGLLRLADAAQKGDIASANDDIAAMRTRHFAAAQELGAAPDSATVREIRELHETLRQAVYGVYLLRELTPRSRDLIVAFGERLSAPLMSLALEQGGWRAHHLTGGQAGIMTDAHFGNARPLPGSYARIRDRLGGLLSAGVTPVVAGFMGENEDGAITTLGRGGTDFSATIVGKALVADEVWAWKDVDGVMSADPRVVGDARNIEVLSYGEVMELAYFGAKVLHPLAVTPLREGGIPLRVKSAADPDFPGTLVQEAPHNDAGHPVKAVTAIRHVSLINVTGAGVLGVPEVVASLFDAIARENITLLMVSQSSSMSNVSLAVQGSEAPRTLAALRRAVTGELNIEEQPGVAVLAIVGAGMRGQKGVAARLFGALAREDVNILMISQGSSELNISVAVEDAQVEGATRSVHAAFGLGERVAAH; translated from the coding sequence ATGGCGTACTCGCTCCTCGTGATGAAGTTTGGCGGCACCAACATGCAAGACGCGCAGGCGATCCGGCACAGCGCCTCCCTCGCGGCCCGCTCCGTGCGTGAGGGCGCGAAGGTGGTGGTCGTCGTCTCCGCGATGGCGGGCGTGACCAACGGGCTGCTGCGCCTGGCCGACGCGGCCCAGAAGGGCGACATCGCCTCGGCCAACGACGACATCGCCGCCATGCGCACCCGCCACTTCGCGGCGGCGCAGGAACTTGGGGCGGCCCCCGACTCGGCCACGGTGCGCGAGATCCGCGAACTTCACGAGACCCTGCGCCAGGCAGTGTACGGCGTGTACCTTTTGCGCGAGTTGACCCCGAGGAGTCGGGACCTGATCGTGGCCTTCGGCGAGCGCCTCTCCGCCCCGCTGATGTCCCTGGCGCTGGAGCAGGGCGGATGGCGCGCCCACCACCTCACCGGTGGGCAGGCGGGCATCATGACCGACGCGCACTTCGGCAACGCCCGGCCCCTTCCGGGCAGCTACGCGCGCATCCGTGACCGCCTCGGCGGCCTGCTCTCGGCTGGGGTCACGCCGGTGGTGGCGGGCTTCATGGGCGAGAACGAGGACGGGGCCATCACGACGCTCGGGCGCGGCGGCACCGACTTTTCCGCCACCATCGTCGGCAAGGCGCTGGTGGCCGACGAGGTGTGGGCCTGGAAGGACGTGGACGGCGTGATGAGCGCCGATCCCCGGGTGGTGGGCGACGCCCGCAACATCGAGGTCTTGAGCTACGGCGAGGTGATGGAGCTCGCCTACTTCGGCGCCAAGGTCCTGCACCCCCTCGCGGTGACGCCCCTGCGCGAGGGGGGCATTCCCCTGCGCGTCAAGAGCGCGGCCGATCCCGACTTTCCCGGCACCCTGGTGCAGGAAGCGCCGCACAACGACGCGGGGCACCCGGTCAAGGCCGTCACCGCCATCCGCCACGTGTCGCTCATCAACGTGACGGGCGCGGGCGTCCTCGGGGTCCCCGAAGTCGTCGCCAGCCTCTTCGACGCCATCGCCCGCGAGAACATCACCCTGCTGATGGTCTCGCAGAGCTCCTCCATGAGCAACGTCTCGCTGGCGGTGCAGGGCAGCGAAGCCCCACGCACCCTCGCCGCCCTGCGGCGCGCGGTGACGGGCGAGCTGAACATCGAGGAGCAGCCCGGTGTGGCGGTCCTCGCCATCGTGGGCGCGGGCATGCGCGGCCAGAAGGGCGTCGCGGCCCGTCTGTTCGGGGCGCTGGCCAGAGAGGACGTGAACATCCTGATGATCAGCCAGGGCTCTTCCGAGCTCAACATCTCGGTGGCGGTGGAAGACGCCCAGGTGGAGGGGGCCACCCGCAGCGTCCACGCCGCCTTCGGCCTTGGTGAACGTGTGGCGGCGCACTGA
- a CDS encoding PIG-L deacetylase family protein — protein MPARLRLPALISALLLASALIINTTGVLRLFYPRAAGAVAALPPAPPYRPGERVLVVSPHPDDETLCCAGSMQQARAAGAEVWVVWLTSGDGFELDAVLLDRAPRPARDKLTGLGERRIGEATRAAARLGVPRDHLIFLGYPDGGLMRLFLEHYAQPYPSRYTGQIRVPYREALSPGAPYTGRSVERDLTRVLDRVRPDVVLAPSVQDAHQDHRAASYFITRLLAARGEELKLRFWIVHGGLEYPLPKGLHPHFPLLISPRGKGLAWQRVDLTAVQEDTKLAALREHRSQMNVMARFLEAFVRENELLTAQPVPERGRGRGSAPPR, from the coding sequence GTGCCTGCCCGGTTGCGCCTGCCCGCCTTGATCTCGGCCCTGCTGCTCGCGTCGGCGCTGATCATCAACACCACGGGCGTGCTGCGGCTGTTTTACCCCCGGGCCGCCGGCGCGGTGGCCGCCCTGCCCCCGGCCCCGCCGTATCGCCCCGGCGAGCGGGTGCTGGTCGTCTCGCCCCACCCCGACGACGAGACGCTCTGCTGCGCCGGGAGTATGCAGCAGGCGCGGGCGGCGGGGGCCGAGGTGTGGGTGGTGTGGCTCACCAGCGGCGACGGCTTTGAGCTCGACGCCGTGCTGCTTGACCGCGCTCCCCGGCCCGCGCGCGACAAGCTGACCGGGCTCGGCGAGCGCCGCATCGGGGAGGCCACCCGCGCGGCGGCCCGGCTCGGCGTGCCGCGAGACCACCTGATCTTTCTGGGTTATCCCGACGGCGGCCTGATGCGCCTCTTTCTGGAGCACTACGCGCAGCCCTACCCCTCGCGCTACACCGGCCAGATCCGGGTACCCTACCGCGAGGCCCTCTCGCCCGGCGCGCCCTACACGGGGCGCAGCGTGGAGCGCGACCTCACGCGGGTGCTCGACCGGGTGCGGCCCGACGTGGTGCTCGCGCCCAGCGTGCAGGACGCCCACCAGGACCACCGCGCCGCAAGCTACTTCATCACCCGGCTGCTCGCGGCGCGGGGCGAGGAGCTCAAGCTGCGCTTCTGGATCGTTCACGGCGGCCTGGAGTACCCGCTGCCCAAGGGCCTGCACCCCCACTTTCCCCTGCTGATCTCACCGCGCGGCAAGGGCCTGGCGTGGCAGCGGGTGGACCTCACCGCCGTGCAGGAGGACACCAAGCTCGCCGCCCTGCGCGAACACCGCTCGCAGATGAACGTGATGGCCCGCTTCCTGGAAGCCTTCGTCCGTGAGAACGAGTTGCTGACCGCCCAGCCGGTCCCCGAGCGCGGCCGTGGGCGCGGCTCAGCTCCCCCCCGGTAG
- a CDS encoding PAS domain S-box protein yields MSTLDRQLEALLDLIDGVVWEADPVTRQNTFVSAKIRALLGYTPAEWQAVSRFWDNLLHPDDRGRTLSETERAIASGRPYRLEYRLRAKGGRWVWLQDIITPVREDGELRALGGVMIDVTEQKRAREALHGLEQRYGQIFQASPIGMTITALADLRILEVNEAFVRMTGHAREDLLGHTTGELRLWAELEQRPRLERLLRRLGHLRERETVLHTRTGEARDVLVSGEYLELGGEPCALTLIQDVTGRKRTERHLRRVEGRFRSLVQNSVNVYSILDERGVYTYISPAARTVHGVEPEAMIGLSLFEQLHHEDLARAREDFATLLQHPAQTVVSTYRHRSGGGAWRWLEVSSSNLLHDDAVRGIVCNSMDITERKEAEAALERSEGRFRSLVQHASDLITVLDVDGNIIYESPSITSVLGHDPDAMQGQNAFAFVHEDDHLTLGGQFAALIEAGPGATTRPTFRFRAQSGEWHTLEALATNLLADPHIAGIVVNSRDVTERVQAEARLQASQAQLLSSEKLASLGRLTAGLAHEINTPLAAAMNYLHEARTLIEEYRDSIGQPEVTPEDHREIAREALTALEEAGKTTARIGEFIRQMRGHTRDTVSGVQEFDPAKIAGDTLTMLAHEARAAKVALHLETPRHALTLRGEPGRFTQVLTNLVINAVHACEAVEDRPRRVDVRFVSPDGDLAMEVEDNGTGIPEHVLTRIFDPLFTTKDVGKGTGLGLSIIHDIVTGHFGGTTEVQTEPGRGTTFTVRFGPSAS; encoded by the coding sequence ATGAGTACGCTGGACCGGCAGCTCGAAGCCCTGCTCGACCTCATCGACGGGGTCGTGTGGGAGGCCGATCCCGTCACCCGGCAAAACACCTTCGTCTCGGCCAAGATCCGGGCGCTGCTGGGTTACACGCCGGCCGAGTGGCAAGCGGTCAGCCGCTTCTGGGACAACCTGCTGCACCCCGACGACCGCGGGCGCACCCTCAGCGAAACCGAGCGCGCCATCGCGTCCGGACGGCCCTACCGCCTGGAATACCGCCTGCGCGCCAAGGGGGGGCGCTGGGTCTGGCTGCAGGACATCATCACGCCCGTGCGGGAGGACGGTGAACTGCGTGCCCTCGGCGGCGTGATGATCGACGTGACCGAGCAGAAGCGCGCCCGGGAGGCCCTGCACGGGCTGGAGCAGCGCTACGGCCAGATCTTTCAGGCCAGTCCCATCGGCATGACGATCACGGCCCTGGCAGACCTGCGGATCCTGGAGGTCAACGAGGCCTTCGTGCGCATGACGGGTCACGCGCGCGAAGACCTGCTCGGCCACACCACCGGGGAGCTGCGCCTGTGGGCCGAACTCGAGCAGCGCCCGCGCCTGGAGCGGCTGCTGCGCCGCCTGGGCCACCTGCGGGAACGCGAAACCGTGTTGCACACCCGCACCGGAGAGGCGCGCGACGTCCTCGTCTCGGGCGAATACCTCGAACTCGGCGGCGAGCCCTGCGCGCTGACCCTCATCCAGGACGTGACCGGGCGCAAGAGGACCGAGCGCCACCTGCGCCGCGTGGAGGGCCGCTTCCGCTCCCTGGTGCAAAACAGCGTCAACGTCTACAGCATCCTCGATGAGCGCGGCGTCTACACCTATATCAGCCCGGCCGCGCGCACCGTCCACGGCGTGGAGCCGGAAGCCATGATCGGCCTGTCGCTGTTTGAGCAGCTTCATCACGAGGACCTCGCCCGCGCACGCGAGGACTTCGCGACGCTGCTGCAACACCCCGCCCAGACGGTGGTGAGCACCTACCGACACCGCTCGGGCGGCGGGGCGTGGCGCTGGCTGGAGGTCAGCAGCTCGAATCTGCTGCACGACGATGCGGTCCGCGGCATCGTGTGCAACAGCATGGACATCACCGAGCGGAAAGAAGCCGAGGCCGCCCTCGAGCGCAGCGAGGGCCGGTTCCGCTCGCTCGTTCAGCACGCGTCGGACCTCATCACCGTGCTCGACGTGGACGGCAACATCATCTACGAGAGTCCCAGCATCACCTCGGTGCTCGGCCACGACCCCGACGCCATGCAGGGGCAAAACGCCTTCGCCTTCGTCCACGAGGACGATCACCTCACCCTCGGCGGGCAGTTCGCGGCCCTGATCGAGGCCGGGCCCGGAGCCACCACCCGGCCCACCTTCCGCTTCCGCGCCCAGAGCGGCGAGTGGCACACCCTGGAAGCCCTCGCCACCAACCTGCTCGCGGACCCCCACATCGCGGGAATCGTGGTCAACTCGCGCGACGTGACCGAGCGCGTGCAGGCCGAGGCCCGGCTCCAGGCCAGCCAGGCGCAGCTGCTGTCCTCCGAGAAGCTCGCCAGCCTGGGTCGGCTCACGGCAGGCCTCGCGCACGAGATCAACACGCCGCTCGCCGCCGCCATGAATTACCTGCATGAGGCCAGGACCCTCATCGAGGAGTACCGCGACTCCATCGGCCAACCCGAAGTGACGCCGGAAGACCACCGCGAGATCGCGCGCGAGGCCCTCACCGCGCTGGAGGAAGCGGGCAAGACCACCGCGCGCATCGGGGAATTTATTCGCCAGATGCGCGGCCACACGCGCGACACCGTCAGCGGCGTTCAGGAATTTGATCCCGCCAAGATCGCGGGCGATACGCTGACCATGCTCGCGCACGAGGCCCGCGCCGCCAAGGTGGCCCTGCACCTCGAAACGCCGCGCCACGCCCTGACCCTGCGCGGCGAGCCGGGGCGCTTTACCCAGGTGCTGACCAACCTGGTGATCAACGCCGTCCACGCCTGCGAGGCGGTGGAGGACCGTCCACGCCGGGTGGACGTGCGTTTCGTGTCCCCCGATGGGGACCTGGCGATGGAGGTGGAGGACAACGGCACGGGCATCCCGGAGCACGTGCTCACCCGCATCTTTGATCCCCTCTTTACCACCAAGGATGTGGGCAAGGGCACGGGCCTCGGCCTCTCGATCATCCACGACATCGTGACCGGCCACTTCGGCGGCACCACCGAGGTGCAGACCGAGCCCGGCCGCGGAACCACGTTTACCGTGCGGTTTGGCCCTTCGGCCAGTTGA
- a CDS encoding CopD family protein has product MLPALAAAHLLTLLGALLLVGGAWSRRALTPGHPGHHLLAVGFGLLLLGTALEVGSTLRDLGFLTLDDAAAYLTGTVPGRAALTRLMGAALVLATELSAWPAPLFALAAALLLWGEAGAGHGATHGVTARLLTALHAGAMTVWLGGVTALLLHPLPTGDLARRFTPVALVCVSLLVYSGAALTVEHRGALGGLTGDPYGRTLLLKLGFFTFALLAALPVRRAFARGLPARPRLAAEALLLLAVLGVTATLGTTPPPTHAERGEAHGHGP; this is encoded by the coding sequence ATGCTGCCTGCCCTCGCCGCCGCGCACCTGCTGACGCTGCTCGGGGCCCTGCTGCTCGTCGGCGGAGCCTGGAGCCGCCGCGCCCTGACGCCCGGGCACCCGGGCCACCACCTGCTTGCCGTGGGCTTTGGCCTGCTGCTGCTGGGCACCGCGCTGGAGGTGGGCTCGACCCTGCGGGATCTGGGCTTCCTGACGCTGGATGACGCGGCGGCGTACCTCACCGGCACCGTGCCCGGCCGCGCCGCCCTGACCCGCCTGATGGGCGCGGCCCTCGTGCTCGCCACCGAGCTGTCCGCCTGGCCCGCGCCGCTTTTTGCCCTCGCCGCCGCGCTGCTGCTGTGGGGTGAGGCGGGGGCGGGGCACGGCGCGACGCACGGCGTGACGGCGCGCCTGCTGACCGCCCTGCACGCGGGGGCGATGACCGTCTGGCTGGGAGGCGTCACGGCCCTGCTGCTGCATCCTTTGCCCACCGGGGACCTCGCGCGGCGCTTTACGCCCGTGGCCCTGGTGTGCGTCTCGCTGCTCGTCTACAGCGGCGCGGCCCTGACCGTGGAGCACCGCGGCGCGTTGGGCGGGCTGACGGGGGATCCCTACGGCCGGACGCTGCTGCTCAAGCTTGGCTTCTTCACGTTCGCGCTGCTCGCTGCCCTGCCCGTGCGCCGCGCCTTTGCCCGTGGCCTGCCGGCCCGCCCCCGCCTCGCCGCCGAGGCGCTGCTGCTCCTCGCGGTGCTGGGGGTCACGGCCACGCTGGGCACCACGCCTCCACCCACCCACGCGGAGCGTGGCGAGGCGCACGGCCACGGGCCGTGA
- a CDS encoding copper resistance CopC family protein, with amino-acid sequence MRFFFPLLAALTLGTALAHTEVRMQSPAPGHTVAAPKTVVLRFSEPTELRFSTFKVVPLPTGTTPDRAAADALARKDDGAVRADTAPRLSGVAARLGLPLRPHLKPGAYLVAWRVLSDDGHPVTGHTTFTVR; translated from the coding sequence ATGCGTTTTTTCTTTCCCCTGCTCGCCGCCCTGACCCTGGGCACAGCCCTCGCGCACACCGAGGTCAGGATGCAGAGCCCTGCTCCGGGCCACACTGTTGCGGCCCCAAAGACCGTCGTCCTCCGCTTCTCTGAACCCACCGAACTGCGGTTTTCCACCTTCAAGGTGGTGCCGCTCCCCACGGGGACAACGCCCGACAGGGCCGCCGCCGATGCCCTCGCCCGCAAGGACGACGGGGCCGTGCGCGCGGACACCGCTCCCCGCTTGAGCGGCGTGGCGGCCCGCCTGGGCCTGCCCCTGCGGCCTCACCTGAAGCCCGGTGCTTACCTCGTGGCGTGGCGCGTGCTCTCCGACGACGGGCACCCCGTCACCGGCCACACCACCTTTACCGTGCGCTGA